In the genome of Danio rerio strain Tuebingen ecotype United States chromosome 23, GRCz12tu, whole genome shotgun sequence, one region contains:
- the tmem240a gene encoding transmembrane protein 240 isoform X2 yields the protein MDMNALLDRFHNYILPHLRGEDRVCHCNCGRHHVHYVIPYDGDHSLVDSSENYFVSDSVTKQEMDLMLGLLLGFCISWLLLWLDGALHCAVRAWRASRYYDTPSWSWLPQFCNLRDLRRRAQLRQLEDSSGNMVHIKQKLYHNGHPSPRHL from the exons ATGGACATGAACGCACTCCTGGACCGCTTTCACAACTACATCTTACCGCATTTACGAGGAGAGGACCGCGTCTGTCATTGCAACTGTGGAAG GCATCATGTTCACTACGTAATTCCATACGATGGAGACCATTCGCTCGTGGACTCATCCGAGAATTACTTTGTGAGTGACAGTGTGACCAAACAGGAGATGGACCTCATgctggggctgttgctgggcttCTGTATCAGCTGGCTGTTGTTGTGGCTGGATGGAGCTTTGCACTGTGCTGTGAGGGCCTGGAGAGCCAGTCGCTATTATG ACACCCCTTCCTGGTCGTGGTTGCCACAGTTTTGCAACCTTCGGGACCTGCGTAGACGTGCACAGCTTCGGCAACTGGAGGACTCCAGCGGAAACATGGTGCACATCAAGCAAAAGCTTTATCACAATGGTCACCCAAGTCCCCGTCACCTCTGA
- the tmem240a gene encoding transmembrane protein 240 isoform X1, giving the protein MHMITTTMIFMILGASVVMAIACLMDMNALLDRFHNYILPHLRGEDRVCHCNCGRHHVHYVIPYDGDHSLVDSSENYFVSDSVTKQEMDLMLGLLLGFCISWLLLWLDGALHCAVRAWRASRYYDTPSWSWLPQFCNLRDLRRRAQLRQLEDSSGNMVHIKQKLYHNGHPSPRHL; this is encoded by the exons ATGCATATGATCACAACCACCATGATTTTTATGATCCTCGGTGCTTCAGTCGTCATG GCGATAGCGTGTTTAATGGACATGAACGCACTCCTGGACCGCTTTCACAACTACATCTTACCGCATTTACGAGGAGAGGACCGCGTCTGTCATTGCAACTGTGGAAG GCATCATGTTCACTACGTAATTCCATACGATGGAGACCATTCGCTCGTGGACTCATCCGAGAATTACTTTGTGAGTGACAGTGTGACCAAACAGGAGATGGACCTCATgctggggctgttgctgggcttCTGTATCAGCTGGCTGTTGTTGTGGCTGGATGGAGCTTTGCACTGTGCTGTGAGGGCCTGGAGAGCCAGTCGCTATTATG ACACCCCTTCCTGGTCGTGGTTGCCACAGTTTTGCAACCTTCGGGACCTGCGTAGACGTGCACAGCTTCGGCAACTGGAGGACTCCAGCGGAAACATGGTGCACATCAAGCAAAAGCTTTATCACAATGGTCACCCAAGTCCCCGTCACCTCTGA